Proteins co-encoded in one Pelobates fuscus isolate aPelFus1 chromosome 5, aPelFus1.pri, whole genome shotgun sequence genomic window:
- the LOC134610399 gene encoding urotensin-2 receptor-like: MSFHEEPQSRSFLTTDLPFKTNLTNFLNATWEAPTAANSTENIVVTYTIGVILSLMCIVGVVGNVYTLVVMCQSMRTAASMYVYIINLALADLLYLLTIPFIVGTYFMQEWYFGDIGCRVLFSLDFLTMHASIFTLTIMSTERYFAVLNPLGSIKRSKSYRKGITFGVWMVSLVITLPMLIMIKLVEKDNKNICLPTWSRMSYKAYITVLFCTSIVGPGLVIGFLYIRLAITYWLSQTESFKDTKRLPNNKVLYLIFSIVLVFWACFLPFWIWQLLTQYSESLSISPKAARNINYLTTCLTYSNSCINPFLYTLLTKNYKDYAKGNHTTKKTSSRHIRSQFHRLSGRSMSTSSQMCTETFTLVQGTASHNNARDCAGET, from the coding sequence ATGTCTTTCCACGAAGAACCTCAAAGCAGATCATTCCTGACCACAGATTTGCCCTTTAAGACCAACCTCACAAACTTTCTAAATGCCACATGGGAGGCGCCTACTGCCGCTAATTCCACAGAGAACATAGTAGTCACATATACCATTGGGGTAATCTTGTCCCTAATGTGTATAGTAGGAGTGGTTGGAAATGTCTATACTTTAGTGGTGATGTGCCAATCAATGCGAACTGCAGCTTCCATGTATGTCTACATCATAAACCTTGCTCTTGCTGATCTCCTTTATCTGCTCACCATCCCATTTATAGTGGGCACCTACTTCATGCAGGAGTGGTACTTCGGAGACATTGGCTGCCGTGTACTCTTCAGCTTGGACTTCTTAACCATGCATGCCAGTATCTTCACCCTCACTATCATGAGCACCGAACGTTACTTTGCAGTGCTCAACCCTTTGGGATCTATAAAGAGGTCAAAGAGCTACAGGAAAGGCATCACATTTGGAGTCTGGATGGTTTCTCTTGTGATAACGTTGCCAATGCTTATCATGATTAAGTTGGTTGAAAAGGACAATAAGAATATATGCCTACCTACATGGAGCAGGATGTCCTATAAGGCTTATATCACTGTACTCTTTTGCACAAGTATAGTGGGTCCAGGACTTGTCATTGGTTTCTTGTATATTAGATTGGCTATAACTTACTGGTTGTCCCAAACAGAGTCCTTTAAAGATACCAAGAGATTGCCAAATAATAAGGTACTCTACCTCATCTTTTCTATAGTTCTGGTCTTCTGGGCCTGTTTCCTACCATTCTGGATTTGGCAACTCCTCACCCAATACTCTGAATCTCTGTCAATCTCCCCAAAAGCAGCGAGGAACATTAATTACCTGACGACATGTCTCACCTACAGTAACAGTTGTATCAACCCTTTCCTCTATACTCTACTGACCAAGAACTACAAGGATTATGCCAAAGGTAACCATACTACAAAGAAGACCAGCAGCAGACATATAAGGAGCCAATTCCATAGGCTCTCCGGCAGGTCAATGTCCACCAGTAGCCAAATGTGTACAGAGACATTCACCCTGGTGCAGGGCACTGCAAGCCACAACAATGCCAGAGACTGTGCAGGGGAgacttaa